In Microbacterium binotii, one DNA window encodes the following:
- a CDS encoding dipeptidase — MTSENPRNGAVHEAAAAGIPVALADLGALVRIPSIAWPAFDQDALVRSAEAIAALAKGIGIFDSVEIARSAVPGTDEVGQPAILATRAARDGAPTVLLYAHHDVQPPGDDALWETPPFEPTVRDGRLYGRGAADDKAGVMAHIAALRAIHEVHGEDLALGIALFIEGEEEYGSRSFAQFLTDHRDQLRSDVIVVADSGNWDAVTPALTVSLRGNARFTLTVRTLEHASHSGMFGGAVPDATMAAIKLLATLWDDDGAVAVEGLTERDAPTPDYTEETLRSEAGLPAGVAPIGRGTILSRIWNKPSVTVTGIDATSVAAASNTLAPEISVVVSARVAPGQSASEAYAAIEDHLRRRAPFGAELTFSEIDLGDGFLVDTEGWAVEVARTSLATGYGVDPVDVGVGGSIPFIAELVEQFPGAQILVTGVEDPHSRAHSPNESLHLDTFRHAVLAEASLLESLNERR; from the coding sequence ATGACCTCCGAGAATCCCAGGAACGGGGCCGTTCACGAAGCGGCCGCCGCCGGCATCCCCGTCGCCCTCGCCGATCTGGGTGCGCTCGTGCGCATCCCCTCGATCGCGTGGCCCGCCTTCGACCAGGACGCACTCGTGCGCAGCGCCGAGGCGATCGCCGCGCTCGCGAAGGGGATCGGCATCTTCGACTCGGTGGAGATCGCCCGCTCGGCCGTGCCCGGGACCGACGAGGTGGGTCAGCCCGCCATTCTCGCCACGCGCGCCGCGCGCGACGGTGCGCCGACCGTGCTCCTCTACGCGCATCATGACGTGCAGCCGCCCGGAGACGACGCCCTCTGGGAGACGCCTCCCTTCGAGCCCACGGTGCGCGACGGGCGTCTGTACGGACGCGGCGCCGCCGACGACAAAGCAGGGGTGATGGCGCACATCGCCGCCTTGCGCGCGATCCACGAGGTTCACGGCGAAGACCTCGCGCTGGGTATCGCGCTGTTCATCGAGGGTGAGGAGGAGTACGGCTCCCGCTCCTTCGCGCAGTTCCTCACCGATCACCGTGATCAGTTGCGCTCCGATGTGATCGTCGTCGCGGACTCGGGCAACTGGGATGCGGTGACTCCCGCGCTGACGGTGTCGCTCCGCGGCAACGCCCGTTTCACGCTCACGGTGCGCACGCTCGAGCACGCCTCGCACTCGGGGATGTTCGGCGGCGCCGTTCCCGACGCGACCATGGCGGCGATCAAGCTGCTCGCGACGCTCTGGGACGACGACGGCGCCGTGGCCGTCGAAGGTCTCACGGAACGCGACGCGCCCACCCCGGACTACACGGAGGAGACCCTCCGCTCGGAGGCGGGTCTTCCGGCCGGGGTCGCGCCGATCGGACGTGGCACGATCCTGTCGCGCATCTGGAACAAGCCCTCGGTGACGGTGACCGGCATCGACGCGACGAGCGTCGCCGCCGCATCCAACACGTTGGCGCCGGAGATCTCGGTCGTGGTGAGCGCCCGCGTGGCTCCCGGGCAATCGGCGAGCGAGGCGTACGCCGCGATCGAGGACCACCTGCGCCGTCGCGCTCCGTTCGGTGCGGAGCTCACCTTCTCCGAAATCGACCTCGGCGACGGCTTCCTCGTCGACACCGAGGGCTGGGCCGTCGAGGTGGCCCGCACGAGCCTCGCCACCGGCTACGGCGTCGACCCGGTCGATGTCGGCGTGGGCGGTTCCATCCCGTTCATCGCGGAGCTCGTGGAGCAGTTCCCGGGTGCGCAGATCCTGGTGACCGGAGTGGAGGATCCGCATTCGCGGGCGCACAGCCCGAACGAGTCCCTGCACCTGGACACCTTCCGTCACGCCGTGCTGGCCGAGGCGTCGTTGCTGGAGTCGTTGAACGAACGGCGCTGA
- the erpA gene encoding iron-sulfur cluster insertion protein ErpA codes for MTDTALSNETTARAHGVALTDDAAAKVKNLLEQEGRDDLRLRVAVQPGGCSGLIYQLYFDERLLAGDQTVDFDGVEVVVDDMSVPYLDGAKIDFKDTISEQGFTIDNPNAAGSCACGDSFH; via the coding sequence ATGACCGACACCGCCCTGTCGAACGAAACGACGGCCCGCGCACACGGCGTGGCCCTCACCGACGACGCCGCCGCCAAGGTGAAGAACCTGCTCGAGCAGGAAGGCCGCGACGATCTGCGTCTGCGCGTGGCCGTGCAGCCCGGCGGGTGCAGCGGACTGATCTACCAGCTCTACTTCGACGAGCGCCTGCTCGCCGGCGACCAGACCGTCGACTTCGACGGCGTCGAGGTCGTCGTGGACGACATGAGCGTCCCGTACCTCGACGGGGCGAAGATCGACTTCAAGGACACCATCTCGGAGCAGGGGTTCACGATCGACAACCCCAACGCGGCGGGATCCTGCGCCTGCGGCGACAGCTTCCACTGA
- the ctaD gene encoding cytochrome c oxidase subunit I — MATTVPLQEAPSRPTTLPPRQAALLSSSRIEQKGNIIVKWITSTDHKTIGYMYLIASFLFFLLGGVMALIIRAELFEPGMQIIPTKEQYNQLFTMHGTIMLLMFATPLFAGFANAILPLQIGAPDVAFPRLNAFAFWLFLFGSTIAVAGFLTPAGAASFGWFAYQPLASASFTPGAGGNLWMLGLGISGFGTILGAVNFITTIVTMRAPGMTMWRMPIFSWNTLVTSILILLAFPVLAAAIFAAAADRVLGAHIYDPHNGGVLLWQHLFWFFGHPEVYIIALPFFGIVSEIFPVFSRKPIFGYKTLIYATIAIAVLSVAVWAHHMYVTGAVLLPFFAFMTMLIAVPTGVKIFNWIGTMWRGSVTFETPMVFSLGFLVSFVFGGLTGVILASPPLDFALSDSYFVVAHFHYVVFGTVVFAMFAGFYFWWPKWTGKMLNERLGYIHFWILFIGFHMTFLIQHWLGVDGMVRRYADYSSADGWTWQNQVSTIGSMILAASVIPFLLNVWITARTAPKVTVNDPWGYGGSLEWATSCPPPRHNFTSIPRIRSERPAFDLNHPEAAVPVGVGPAKDAPDAPVVDAADGEVK, encoded by the coding sequence ATGGCGACGACAGTCCCGCTTCAGGAAGCGCCTTCCCGCCCGACGACCCTGCCGCCGCGTCAGGCAGCTCTGCTGAGCTCCTCGCGGATCGAGCAGAAGGGCAACATCATCGTCAAGTGGATCACCTCCACTGACCACAAGACCATCGGGTACATGTACCTGATCGCGTCGTTCCTGTTCTTCCTGCTGGGCGGCGTGATGGCGCTGATCATCCGCGCCGAGCTGTTCGAGCCCGGGATGCAGATCATCCCGACCAAGGAGCAGTACAACCAGCTGTTCACGATGCACGGCACGATCATGCTGCTCATGTTCGCGACGCCGCTGTTCGCGGGCTTCGCGAACGCGATCCTGCCGCTGCAGATCGGTGCCCCGGATGTCGCGTTCCCGCGACTGAACGCCTTCGCCTTCTGGCTCTTCCTGTTCGGTTCCACGATCGCCGTCGCCGGGTTCCTCACGCCCGCGGGCGCCGCCTCCTTCGGCTGGTTCGCGTATCAGCCGCTCGCGAGCGCATCCTTCACCCCAGGCGCCGGAGGAAACCTCTGGATGCTGGGTCTGGGCATCTCGGGCTTCGGAACGATCCTGGGTGCGGTGAACTTCATCACCACGATCGTCACGATGCGTGCCCCCGGCATGACCATGTGGCGCATGCCGATCTTCTCGTGGAACACGCTCGTCACGAGCATCTTGATCCTGCTCGCGTTCCCCGTTCTGGCCGCGGCCATCTTCGCTGCCGCCGCGGACCGCGTGCTCGGCGCTCACATCTACGACCCGCACAACGGCGGCGTCCTGCTGTGGCAGCATCTGTTCTGGTTCTTCGGTCACCCGGAGGTCTACATCATCGCGCTGCCGTTCTTCGGCATCGTGTCGGAGATCTTCCCGGTGTTCAGCCGTAAGCCGATCTTCGGATACAAGACGCTGATCTACGCAACCATCGCCATCGCCGTCCTGTCGGTCGCCGTCTGGGCGCACCACATGTACGTGACGGGCGCAGTGCTGCTGCCGTTCTTCGCCTTCATGACGATGCTCATCGCGGTGCCGACCGGTGTGAAGATCTTCAACTGGATCGGGACGATGTGGCGAGGATCAGTCACGTTCGAGACACCGATGGTGTTCTCGCTCGGCTTCCTGGTGTCGTTCGTCTTCGGTGGTCTCACGGGTGTCATCCTCGCCTCGCCGCCGCTCGACTTCGCACTGAGCGACTCGTACTTCGTCGTCGCCCACTTCCACTACGTCGTCTTCGGAACCGTCGTCTTCGCGATGTTCGCCGGATTCTACTTCTGGTGGCCGAAGTGGACCGGCAAGATGCTCAACGAGCGTCTCGGGTACATCCACTTCTGGATCCTGTTCATCGGCTTCCACATGACCTTCCTCATCCAGCACTGGCTGGGCGTCGACGGCATGGTCCGCCGCTACGCGGATTACTCGTCCGCCGATGGCTGGACATGGCAGAACCAGGTCTCGACGATCGGCTCGATGATTCTGGCCGCATCGGTCATCCCGTTCCTGCTGAACGTCTGGATCACCGCGCGCACCGCGCCCAAGGTCACCGTCAACGACCCGTGGGGCTACGGCGGATCGCTGGAGTGGGCCACGAGCTGCCCGCCTCCGCGCCACAACTTCACGTCCATCCCGCGCATCCGTTCCGAGCGTCCCGCCTTCGATCTGAACCACCCCGAGGCCGCCGTGCCGGTGGGTGTGGGACCCGCGAAGGATGCCCCTGACGCCCCGGTCGTCGATGCGGCCGACGGAGAGGTCAAGTAA
- a CDS encoding quinone-dependent dihydroorotate dehydrogenase, whose amino-acid sequence MYDLLFRRVLSRMDPETAHHAAMLVIRALGVRPLTPIARALTRPAPQSRVRALGLQFDSPFGVAAGFDKNAVAAAGLYALGFGHVEVGTVTAVPQDGNPRPRLFRLIPDRAVINRMGFNNAGADAAAARLRRLRRRRKRPVLGVNIGKSRVVEVDDAVDDYVRSARLLAPLADYLVVNVSSPNTPGLRGLQEIDTLRPLLQAVRAASGTTPLLVKFAPDLSDDGIRAVARLAVELGLDGVIATNTTISREGLRTAPDIVEAAGAGGLSGAPLRERAIQALRIVREEVPSDFCVIAAGGIETAQDVQDRLDAGATLTQGYTGFLYRGPFWARQINRGLAVSSSRVR is encoded by the coding sequence ATGTATGACCTGCTTTTTCGCCGCGTCCTGTCCCGCATGGATCCTGAAACGGCGCACCACGCCGCCATGCTCGTCATCCGGGCGCTGGGGGTGCGTCCGCTCACGCCGATCGCGCGTGCGTTGACGCGTCCGGCCCCCCAGTCCCGGGTTCGCGCCCTCGGGCTGCAGTTCGACTCGCCCTTCGGCGTCGCCGCGGGCTTCGACAAGAACGCGGTGGCCGCCGCCGGTCTGTACGCGCTCGGCTTCGGACACGTCGAGGTCGGGACGGTGACCGCCGTGCCGCAGGACGGCAACCCCCGCCCGCGTCTGTTCCGCCTGATCCCCGATCGCGCCGTCATCAATCGCATGGGCTTCAACAACGCGGGGGCGGATGCGGCTGCTGCGCGTCTGCGGCGACTGCGCCGGAGGCGCAAGCGACCCGTTCTGGGCGTCAACATCGGCAAGAGCCGCGTCGTCGAGGTCGACGATGCCGTCGACGACTATGTCCGCAGCGCGCGTCTGCTGGCGCCCCTCGCCGATTACCTGGTCGTCAACGTGTCGTCGCCCAACACGCCGGGGCTGCGCGGCCTGCAGGAGATCGACACGCTCCGGCCCCTGCTGCAGGCGGTGCGCGCCGCATCCGGCACGACGCCGCTACTGGTCAAGTTCGCTCCCGACCTCTCCGACGACGGCATTCGCGCCGTTGCCCGCCTGGCGGTGGAGCTGGGGCTCGACGGAGTCATCGCCACCAACACCACGATCTCCCGTGAAGGGCTGCGCACAGCGCCCGACATCGTCGAGGCCGCGGGAGCCGGGGGTCTGTCGGGCGCGCCGCTGCGCGAGCGCGCGATCCAGGCGCTGCGGATCGTCCGCGAGGAGGTGCCCTCGGACTTCTGCGTCATCGCGGCCGGCGGCATCGAGACCGCGCAGGATGTCCAGGACCGATTGGATGCCGGCGCGACCCTGACGCAGGGGTACACCGGATTCCTGTACCGGGGACCGTTCTGGGCGCGGCAGATCAACAGGGGCCTCGCCGTCTCGTCGTCGCGCGTGCGCTGA
- the coxB gene encoding cytochrome c oxidase subunit II, whose amino-acid sequence MPSKRRIRLAVLPLGIATAAILAGCSPTQLHGFLPGFTEDGQAATNHTDMVAGLWVNSWIVLLAVGVITWGLMLWAMIAYRRRRGQTGLPVQLRYNMPIEIFYTIVPLILVVGFFAFTARDQAALETQTDDPDVSIVAIGKQWAWDFQYNGEEASGDDAVWSMGIQAQTDAAGNVDQSQLPTLYLPVDKSVKIKLESRDVIHSFWIIDFLYKKDMYIGRDNYWSFTPTREGTYAGKCAELCGEYHSMMLFNVKVVSDAEYEQYLESLRDKGQTGDIQDAYDRLGNLPGTGATAKGDE is encoded by the coding sequence GTGCCTTCGAAACGTCGAATCCGACTAGCCGTTCTTCCGCTGGGGATCGCGACGGCTGCCATCCTCGCCGGATGCAGCCCGACCCAGCTGCACGGCTTCCTTCCCGGATTCACCGAGGACGGCCAGGCTGCGACGAACCACACCGACATGGTCGCCGGGCTGTGGGTCAACTCCTGGATCGTCCTGCTCGCCGTCGGCGTGATCACGTGGGGTCTGATGCTGTGGGCGATGATCGCCTACCGTCGTCGCCGCGGCCAGACGGGCCTGCCGGTCCAGCTGCGTTACAACATGCCGATCGAGATCTTCTACACGATCGTGCCGCTGATCCTCGTGGTCGGCTTCTTCGCCTTCACCGCGCGTGACCAGGCGGCCCTCGAGACCCAGACCGACGACCCCGACGTGTCGATCGTCGCGATCGGCAAGCAGTGGGCGTGGGATTTCCAGTACAACGGCGAGGAAGCCTCCGGCGACGACGCCGTCTGGTCCATGGGCATCCAGGCTCAGACCGACGCCGCCGGCAACGTCGACCAGTCGCAGCTGCCGACGCTCTACCTGCCCGTCGACAAGAGCGTCAAGATCAAGCTCGAGTCCCGCGATGTCATCCATTCCTTCTGGATTATCGACTTCCTGTACAAGAAGGACATGTACATCGGCCGTGACAATTACTGGTCGTTCACGCCGACCCGTGAGGGCACGTACGCCGGCAAGTGCGCCGAGCTGTGCGGCGAGTACCACTCGATGATGCTCTTCAACGTCAAGGTCGTCAGCGACGCCGAGTACGAGCAGTACCTCGAGAGCCTGCGCGACAAGGGTCAGACCGGCGACATCCAGGACGCCTACGACCGACTGGGCAACCTGCCGGGCACCGGCGCAACCGCCAAGGGAGACGAGTGA
- the nrdR gene encoding transcriptional regulator NrdR, whose product MHCPFCRHPDSRVIDSRTTDDGLSIRRRRQCPECGGRFSTVETASLNVIKRSGVIEPFSRDKVVSGVRKACQGRPVTDGDLALLAQRVEEILRRTGSSQIDTNEIGLAILDPLRELDEVAYLRFASVYQAFESLEDFESSIAQLRADHELRAAAASEPAAD is encoded by the coding sequence ATGCATTGCCCGTTCTGCCGCCATCCCGATTCCCGCGTCATCGACTCCCGTACGACCGATGACGGACTCAGCATCCGTCGTCGTCGTCAGTGCCCAGAATGCGGCGGGCGTTTCTCGACCGTCGAGACGGCGAGCCTGAACGTCATCAAACGCTCGGGGGTCATCGAGCCCTTCAGCCGCGACAAGGTGGTCTCCGGGGTGCGCAAAGCCTGCCAGGGACGCCCGGTCACCGACGGCGATCTGGCCCTGCTGGCGCAGCGCGTGGAGGAGATCCTGCGCCGCACCGGCAGCTCGCAGATCGACACCAACGAGATCGGACTGGCCATCCTCGATCCGCTGCGCGAATTGGACGAAGTCGCCTATCTGCGGTTCGCGAGCGTCTATCAGGCCTTCGAGTCGCTCGAGGACTTCGAGTCGTCGATCGCGCAGCTGCGCGCCGATCACGAGCTGCGCGCGGCCGCCGCCTCGGAGCCGGCCGCCGACTGA
- a CDS encoding DUF3043 domain-containing protein translates to MAKTSADSAAHDAPSTPTTGKGRATPTRAEREAARKRPLVADTKEAKARARAELRERQEKARIGMANGDDRYLQARDKGPQRRFVRDWVDSTWHVAELVMPIMVAVLLLMFVGIPAIQVYAYLVLWAFIIVAVLDMVITSIRVKRAARAKFGEDRIEKGLGFYGAMRTVQMRFMRLPKPQVKRGQRPA, encoded by the coding sequence GTGGCCAAGACCTCTGCCGACTCCGCCGCGCACGACGCGCCGAGCACTCCGACGACCGGCAAGGGGCGCGCGACGCCCACCCGTGCCGAGCGCGAAGCCGCGCGCAAGCGCCCCCTCGTCGCCGACACGAAGGAAGCGAAGGCCCGGGCCCGCGCCGAGCTGCGAGAGCGGCAGGAGAAGGCGCGCATCGGCATGGCCAACGGCGACGACCGCTACCTGCAGGCGCGCGACAAGGGCCCGCAGCGCCGCTTCGTGCGCGACTGGGTCGACTCCACGTGGCACGTCGCGGAGCTCGTGATGCCGATCATGGTCGCGGTGCTCCTGCTCATGTTCGTCGGCATCCCGGCGATCCAGGTCTACGCGTACCTGGTCCTGTGGGCCTTCATCATCGTGGCTGTGCTCGACATGGTGATCACTTCGATCCGGGTCAAGCGCGCCGCACGAGCGAAGTTCGGCGAGGACCGCATCGAGAAGGGGCTCGGCTTCTACGGCGCCATGCGGACGGTCCAGATGCGCTTCATGCGCCTGCCCAAGCCCCAGGTGAAACGCGGACAGCGTCCCGCCTGA
- the hisD gene encoding histidinol dehydrogenase → MLQTIDLRGRTLSASELLAAVPRAEMAREAALTAAAQIVHDVAARGEQALREQAERFDGVADHAVRVPASHLDEALAELAPEVREALDEAILRVRAASAAQVPPPTTTELAPGARVVQRWQPVRRVGVYVPGGKAVYPSSVVMNVVPAQVAGVSVVALASPPQREFGGRIHPVILAAARLLGVDEVYAMGGAGAIGALAYGVASLDLDPVDVVTGPGNNFVAAAKRAVAGLVGTDAEAGATEILIVADDSAQPALVAADLISQAEHDEQASAVLVTPSAGLAERVSVELTVRQPRTRHAERVAAALSGPQSAIVLVDDIDQAIAFSNAYAPEHLEIHLSEPRVDEFVNAGAVFVGDHAPVSLGDYLAGSNHVLPTGGQARYAAGLSASTFLRPQQVIEYDRAALAEVRDAIVTLARAEALPAHGEAVEARFED, encoded by the coding sequence ATGCTTCAGACGATCGATCTGCGCGGTCGCACGCTCTCCGCGAGCGAGCTCTTGGCCGCTGTCCCGCGTGCCGAGATGGCGCGCGAAGCTGCTCTGACGGCGGCGGCGCAGATCGTCCATGATGTCGCCGCGCGCGGCGAGCAGGCGCTGCGCGAGCAGGCGGAGCGTTTCGACGGCGTCGCCGACCACGCGGTACGGGTTCCGGCCTCCCACCTCGACGAGGCTCTCGCGGAGCTCGCCCCCGAGGTCCGCGAGGCGCTCGACGAGGCGATCCTCCGGGTGCGGGCCGCCTCTGCGGCCCAGGTCCCGCCGCCCACGACGACCGAGCTCGCCCCCGGCGCACGCGTGGTGCAGCGGTGGCAGCCGGTTCGACGCGTCGGCGTGTACGTGCCCGGGGGGAAGGCCGTCTATCCCTCGAGCGTCGTCATGAACGTGGTGCCCGCGCAGGTGGCGGGCGTATCCGTCGTTGCGCTGGCATCGCCTCCGCAGCGGGAGTTCGGCGGCCGCATCCACCCCGTGATCCTCGCGGCGGCACGGTTGTTGGGCGTCGACGAGGTCTACGCGATGGGTGGTGCGGGCGCGATCGGAGCCCTCGCCTACGGCGTGGCGTCGCTCGATCTCGACCCGGTCGATGTGGTCACCGGCCCCGGCAACAACTTCGTCGCCGCGGCCAAGCGTGCCGTGGCGGGGCTCGTCGGGACGGATGCGGAGGCCGGGGCGACCGAGATCCTCATCGTCGCCGACGACTCGGCGCAGCCGGCGCTCGTGGCCGCCGATCTCATCAGCCAGGCCGAGCACGACGAGCAGGCCTCAGCCGTGCTGGTCACCCCGTCCGCCGGGCTCGCCGAGAGGGTGAGCGTCGAGCTCACCGTCCGGCAGCCGCGTACCCGCCACGCGGAGCGGGTCGCGGCGGCGCTGTCCGGCCCGCAGTCGGCGATCGTCCTCGTCGACGACATCGACCAAGCGATCGCCTTCAGCAACGCCTACGCGCCCGAGCACCTCGAGATACACCTGTCCGAGCCCCGCGTCGACGAGTTCGTCAACGCGGGTGCGGTCTTCGTGGGCGATCACGCACCCGTCAGCCTCGGCGACTACCTCGCCGGGAGCAACCACGTCCTGCCGACCGGTGGCCAGGCGCGGTACGCGGCGGGTCTGTCCGCATCGACGTTCCTCCGACCGCAACAGGTCATCGAGTACGACCGCGCCGCCCTCGCCGAGGTGCGCGACGCGATCGTCACGCTCGCCCGCGCCGAAGCGCTGCCCGCGCACGGCGAGGCCGTCGAGGCCCGTTTCGAGGACTAA